Within Gemmatimonadota bacterium, the genomic segment CTCCCGACCAATCGTAGCCCCAGGTGTATCGCGCACGGAGCTCGGGGTCTTCCACACCCGGATGGACCACCAGCTCGTGCACACCCGTGGGGAGCCTTCGCAGAATGTGAAGCAGCTTCTCCCTCCCCAGGTGTCCGGCTACGTCAAGCCCCACTGTCGCCACCAGGCGCGCCGCAATTGCGCGCTGCGCGGCTCGAGCCGCGGCTCGCGCGGCTAGCCTGTTCAGGCCGGCACGGAAGGGCCAGTCGGAGAACGGCCAGCCTTCCCACGGCTGCTGGAAGCGCGAGAGCCGCACCATAGGGATGTGGAAGTCCTCGGCGATTTGAAGCACGATCTCCCAAATGCGCGGAAGCATATGGAGATGCTGGTGCGAGTTCAAATGCAAAGGTAGCAGCCCGGCAGCGTAGATGCGCTCGACCTGGCCCACGATCTCCCTTCTTAGCTCCTGGGAACGGATCGC encodes:
- a CDS encoding ChbG/HpnK family deacetylase; the protein is MSCASLVACGRAFEGAVAALRATPSLCLAVHVTLVEERPVSAPSAIPSLVGPDGSFLPNYGRFLRRFLAGAIRSQELRREIVGQVERIYAAGLLPLHLNSHQHLHMLPRIWEIVLQIAEDFHIPMVRLSRFQQPWEGWPFSDWPFRAGLNRLAARAAARAAQRAIAARLVATVGLDVAGHLGREKLLHILRRLPTGVHELVVHPGVEDPELRARYTWGYDWSGELEALCSPLGDELQRLGIQLESCKT